In the genome of Nonomuraea sp. NBC_00507, the window TGGCGCTGCCGCCTGGCCAGGTCGCTCTGTCCCGATAGGCGCTACACAGCCTTGACAGCATGGAAGGCATGGTTCAACCTCTCATATGAGCAGTCATTCAAGTATTGGCAGTGCGATCTCCGAAGGGGCAAAGGGGCTCAGCGATGACCGATCGAGGCCATCCTCGACACGACCACGGACACGGACATGGTCACGTGGCAAGCGCGGACGCCGACCGGCGCTATCTGGGCGGCGCGCTGGCGTTGATCGTCGCCTTCATGGCGATCGAGGTGGTCATCGGCGTGATCGCGCAATCGCTGGCGTTGATCTCCGATGCCGGTCACATGCTCACCGACGCGGTGGCGATCGTCTTCGCGCTGATTGCCATGCGGATCGCCGCCAAGCCGCCGCGGGGCGGGTTCACCTACGGGCTCAAGCGTGCGGAGATCATCTCAGCTCAGATCAACGGCATCACGCTGCTGCTCCTGAGCGCCTACTTCCTGTACGAAGGCGTCCGCCGCGTCATCGATCCTCCCGAGGTGGAGGGCGCGTACGTGGTGGTCACCGGGCTGGCGGGGATCGCCGTCAACCTCGTCGCGACCTGGATGTTGTCACGGGCCGACCGCTCCAGCCTGAATGTCGAAGGCGCCTACCAGCACATCCTCAACGACCTGTTCGCCTTCATCGCCACGACCGTGGCCGGTGCGGTGGTGTGGTGGACGGGCTGGGCCCGAGCCGACGCGCTGGCCGCGCTGGTGGTGGCCGGGCTGATGCTCAAGGCCGGATGGGGCCTGGTCAGGGACGCCGGACGGGTGTTCATGGAGGCGGCGCCGGTCGGCATGAACCCCGCGGAGATCGGCCAGAAGGCCGCCGCGCTCGATGACGTCGCCGAAGTGCACGACCTGCACGTATGGGAGGTCACCTCCGGGTACGCCGCCCTGTCGGCGCACATCCTGGTCACGCCGGGCGCCGACTGCCACACGATCCGGCAGGCCGCCGAGCTCATGCTGCGCGAGACCTACGGGATCGACCACACCACCCTCCAGGTCGACCACGCGCCGCCCGAACTGATCACCATTGGCGAGGTCCAAGCGCATTGCACCGACGCGCACGGCCCCGTGCACCCGGGCGTCTCGGGATGAGAGAGCAGCCGCCGTGGTCGGTCTGGGGGTGGTTGACGAGCCATACCTGGCGCGAGCAGGGCCGCGCTGGTCGGGGCGATGGAGGGTCAGAGGTTGGCAGGGACGGCGGCGGCGCGGAGGGATTCGAAGTTGGCGACGTACTGGCCGTAGATCCCGCGGTCGTTCACGCGCAGCAGGGTCTCGTCGTTGCGGCGCAGTGACGTCTCGTTGAAGTTGTGGCTGCCCGTGTACACCTTGCCGTCCACCAGCAGGTACTTGGAGTGGATGCGCCCGGGCAGCGCGCTGCCGTCGGCGAGCAGGCGCAGGTCGACGCGCGGCTCGGTGAGGAGACTCTGCTTGACCTCCGGGCTGAGGATCCCGGCGACGATCTGCACGTCGCAGCCGCTCCTGGCCAGCTCGCGCAGCCGGTCGGCGATCGCGATGCGGAAAGTGTCCCACTCGGACATGCCCACGCGGATCTTCTCACCCGGCCGGCACGACACCCTGCGCAGGCTGTCGACGATGATGTCACCCTCGGCCTGCGGGAAGAAGGTGGCGACGACGGAGCCGGTGTGCACGGTGCGGTTGTAGTCGAGGTTCTTGCGCTCGGCCGCGAGGTCCTCGAAGTAGCTGTTGTACGCACGCGACAGCTGCCGGTCGTCGGTGAAGGTGACGGCGTTGTTCCAGTACGTCGTGGAGTTCAGGTCGGTGAGGTTG includes:
- a CDS encoding cation diffusion facilitator family transporter, with amino-acid sequence MASADADRRYLGGALALIVAFMAIEVVIGVIAQSLALISDAGHMLTDAVAIVFALIAMRIAAKPPRGGFTYGLKRAEIISAQINGITLLLLSAYFLYEGVRRVIDPPEVEGAYVVVTGLAGIAVNLVATWMLSRADRSSLNVEGAYQHILNDLFAFIATTVAGAVVWWTGWARADALAALVVAGLMLKAGWGLVRDAGRVFMEAAPVGMNPAEIGQKAAALDDVAEVHDLHVWEVTSGYAALSAHILVTPGADCHTIRQAAELMLRETYGIDHTTLQVDHAPPELITIGEVQAHCTDAHGPVHPGVSG
- a CDS encoding phospholipase D-like domain-containing protein — its product is MTKTVMSALAAAALALPLAVSVPASAADSTCAAAPLVPVATGAVFNNPVAGEGAAIVQWLCSMIKQTPAGARIRVAHFVMSGAAGEGFATELIKARDRGVHVQVLVDGDTRGGTVAARLAAALGTDITANSWLHVCTGPMSGGTAACIGNKGQHNKFYLFSRTGSASDVVVQSSANLTDLNSTTYWNNAVTFTDDRQLSRAYNSYFEDLAAERKNLDYNRTVHTGSVVATFFPQAEGDIIVDSLRRVSCRPGEKIRVGMSEWDTFRIAIADRLRELARSGCDVQIVAGILSPEVKQSLLTEPRVDLRLLADGSALPGRIHSKYLLVDGKVYTGSHNFNETSLRRNDETLLRVNDRGIYGQYVANFESLRAAAVPANL